From the genome of Chlorocebus sabaeus isolate Y175 chromosome 2, mChlSab1.0.hap1, whole genome shotgun sequence, one region includes:
- the LOC140709865 gene encoding uncharacterized protein — MPSLPDNTLARVRPPRRPAAPLSPAGGPGFEDPASRRRDSPANKRGSRKPTDAKGVGRRWEAAGLSPTRRRKITRCGNVAGALRRRLFPQAPAEGPAESLAGRPRGPQPCSGAEREPMQPGSIPCPSPVPGAPPASEPSTWPQGRRDHPPPIPTAAPYLPFPGPVSSPPLPPPLSGRRFGGPDRVLAGN; from the coding sequence ATGCCCAGCCTCCCCGACAACACCCTCGCCAGGGTGCGCCCGCCCCGCCGGCCCGCGGCTCCGCTGTCCCCGGCGGGCGGCCCTGGGTTCGAGGACCCGGCTTCCCGGAGGCGCGACTCTCCAGCAAACAAGCGGGGCTCCAGAAAACCCACCGACGCGAAGGGGGTGGGCAGAAGGTGGGAAGCCGCGGGGCTGTCGCCCACCCGGAGGCGGAAGATAACGCGCTGTGGAAACGTGGCAGGAGCCTTGAGGCGGCGTCTTTTTCCTCAGGCGCCCGCCGAGGGTCCCGCGGAAAGCCTCGCGGGCCGCCCTCGCGGCCCGCAGCCCTGCTCTGGCGCCGAGCGGGAGCCCATGCAACCTGGTTccatcccctgcccctcccctgtcCCCGGTGCGCCGCCCGCCAGCGAGCCTTCGACGTGGCCGCAGGGGCGCCGGGACCACCCTCCCCCGATACCCACAGCCGCGCCATATCTGCCTTTCCCCGGCCCGGTCTCCTcaccgccgctgccgccgccgctcTCCGGCCGGAGATTCGGCGGCCCAGACCGTGTCCTGGCCGGGAACTGA
- the BTG3 gene encoding protein BTG3, producing MKNEIAAVVFFFTRLVRKHDKLKKEAVERFAEKLTLILQEKYKNHWYPEKPSKGQAYRCIRVNKFQRVDPDVLKACENSCILYSDLGLPKELTLWVDPCEVCCRYGEKNNAFIVASFENEDENKDEISRKVTRALDKVTSDYHSGSSSSDEETSKEMEVKPNSVTAAASPVYQISELIFPPLPMWHPLPRKKPGMYRGNGHQNHYPPPVPFGYPNQGRKNKPYRPIPVTWVPPPGMHCDRNHWINPHMLAPH from the exons atgaagaacgaAATTGCTGCCGTTGTCTTCTTTTTCACAAGGCTAGTTCGAAAACATGATAAGTTGAAAAAAGAGGCAGTTGAGAGGTTTGCTGAGAAATTGACCCTAATacttcaagaaaaatataaaaatcactgGTATCCAGAAAAACCATCGAAAGGACAGGCCTACAG ATGTATTCGTGTCAATAAATTTCAGAGAGTTGATCCTGATGTCCTGAAAGCCTGTGAAAACAGCTGCATCTTGTATAGTGACCTGGGCTTGCCAAAGGAGCTCACTCTCTGGGTGGACCCATGTGAGGTGTGCTGTCG gtATGGAGAGAAAAACAATGCATTCATTGTTGCCAGCTTTGAAAATGAAGATGAGAACAAGGATGAGATCTCCAGGAAAGTTACTAGGGCCCTTGATAAGGTTACCTCTGATTATCATTCAGGATCCTCTtcttcagatgaagaaacaagtAAGGAAATGGAAGTGAAACCCAATTCGGTGACTGCAGCCGCAAGTCCTGTGTACCAG ATTTCAGAACTTATATTTCCACCTCTTCCAATGTGGCATCCTTTGCCCAGAAAAAAGCCAGGAATGTATCGAGGGAATGGCCATCAGAATCACTATCCTCCTCCTGTTCCATTTGGTTATCCAAAtcagggaaggaaaaataaaccatATCGTCCAATTCCAGTGACATGGGTACCTCCTCCTGGAATGCATTGCGACCGGAATCACTGGATTAATCCTCACATGTTAGCACCTCACTAA